The proteins below are encoded in one region of Aquisphaera giovannonii:
- a CDS encoding helix-turn-helix domain-containing protein, producing the protein MKKRAEGSNFGDQLIAGLTELAEALEAGEPLDKRFTVRTVKLNLSPRAYTPADVKSVRKKLGASQPLLARFLGVSVKTIRSWEQGLRPVPAIAARYLDDIMAFPEIWTSRIQAGTEPQA; encoded by the coding sequence GTGAAGAAGCGAGCCGAGGGATCGAACTTCGGGGATCAACTCATCGCCGGGCTGACCGAGCTTGCCGAGGCCTTGGAGGCGGGGGAGCCGCTGGACAAGCGATTCACGGTCCGGACGGTCAAGCTCAACCTCTCTCCCCGGGCGTATACGCCCGCGGACGTCAAGAGCGTCCGGAAAAAGCTCGGTGCCAGCCAGCCGCTGCTTGCACGGTTTCTCGGCGTGAGCGTGAAAACGATTCGCTCCTGGGAGCAGGGACTTCGCCCGGTCCCCGCCATCGCCGCCCGCTACCTGGACGACATCATGGCCTTCCCCGAGATCTGGACGAGTCGCATCCAGGCGGGCACCGAGCCCCAGGCCTGA
- a CDS encoding type II toxin-antitoxin system RelE/ParE family toxin: MFSDDHLKVIRSYRLTPGPLATFIEIGAFTSQWEQLGLTDADRYVLQLSILAQPSAGLVVAGTNGIRKIRFNPPGSGRGKSGAYRVFYLYAIEHQLVFLLGVLSKTEKANLTKAQRNALAGLVIRIKSSLEVMEDRK, translated from the coding sequence ATGTTCTCGGACGATCATCTGAAGGTCATCCGTTCGTATCGACTGACTCCGGGGCCACTCGCGACGTTCATCGAGATAGGGGCGTTCACGAGTCAGTGGGAGCAGTTGGGCCTTACGGACGCCGACAGGTATGTTCTGCAGTTGTCCATCCTCGCACAGCCTTCGGCGGGCCTCGTCGTGGCCGGGACGAACGGGATCAGGAAGATACGGTTCAATCCCCCGGGATCGGGCCGTGGCAAGAGCGGTGCATACCGCGTCTTCTACCTCTACGCGATCGAGCACCAGCTCGTCTTCCTCCTCGGAGTGCTATCCAAGACCGAGAAGGCGAACTTGACGAAAGCTCAGCGGAACGCACTCGCAGGGCTGGTCATCCGGATCAAATCTAGCCTCGAGGTGATGGAGGATCGGAAGTGA
- a CDS encoding response regulator transcription factor, whose translation MSERKAAHRGRVLIVDDHPAVREALALRIGRQSDLTVCGEADDTTEALRLLEEAKPDVAVVDISLRTGNGIDLIKRIRDRNDAVRIVVWSMHPEALYAERALRAGALGYVNKDQATDVIVEAIRRARRGEVWLSEAMAQRMLMRSVGPGGLEVARSPLDSLADRELEVLRLIGQGRRTAEIAEQLHLSVKTVETYRDRIRQKLGLPDGTRLTHYATQWVLENE comes from the coding sequence ATGTCTGAGCGCAAGGCCGCCCATCGGGGCCGGGTGCTGATCGTCGACGACCACCCGGCCGTGCGCGAGGCGCTGGCCCTCCGCATCGGCCGGCAGTCGGACCTGACGGTCTGCGGCGAGGCCGACGACACGACCGAGGCCCTCCGCCTGCTCGAGGAGGCGAAGCCGGACGTGGCGGTCGTGGACATCTCGCTGAGGACCGGCAACGGCATCGACCTCATCAAGCGCATCCGGGACCGCAACGACGCCGTCCGCATCGTCGTCTGGTCGATGCACCCCGAGGCCCTCTACGCCGAGCGGGCCCTGCGCGCCGGGGCCCTGGGATACGTCAACAAGGACCAGGCCACCGACGTCATCGTCGAGGCGATCCGCCGCGCCCGCCGGGGCGAGGTCTGGCTGAGCGAGGCGATGGCCCAGCGCATGCTCATGCGTTCCGTCGGCCCCGGCGGCCTGGAGGTCGCCCGCTCCCCCCTGGACTCCCTGGCCGACCGCGAGCTCGAGGTCCTCCGCCTCATCGGCCAGGGCCGGCGCACCGCGGAGATCGCCGAGCAGCTCCACCTCAGCGTCAAGACCGTGGAGACCTACCGCGACCGCATCCGCCAGAAGCTCGGCCTCCCCGACGGCACCCGGCTGACCCACTACGCCACCCAGTGGGTCCTCGAGAACGAGTAG
- a CDS encoding PAS domain S-box protein yields the protein MAGKGAALERLAAASSRLWGIVDEREGLAEILSAAMEMVAADRGAVHVLDEPRGMLVAAARRGYAGDIPGHLLEVPAGEESPAARALRAGGCTAIEDVEADPALAEGWPIVRASGCRAMRCAPMLGREGRPLGALSVFFRSPGRPRGAAPGCLELAARLAAGFRERCRADAAVRADLERLRRAFAIGRFGIWECAIPAGPVSWSPEVFAVAGVPADAPGGARGDLFRWVHPGDRDALRRRVAEARAKEGLPFEHEFRIVGVDGAIRWLNARAGPGRDAAGGEPRLVGVVAEITDRKGAEAALRESQGRLSALVDATSYAVFRMSPDWAELRQVDGRGFIPETPTPTRDWLDAYVDPEEQPRVLAAIDKAMRTRGVYELEHRVKRPDGARGWVLSRAVPIVDAHGDVLEWFGAASDVTARKKAEAELLASRARFAAAFRISPDALSISRLADDLLLEVNPAWERLFGFRPDEALGRTSLEVGLFADPADRGRTVALLREGGGAILNLDVDIRRKSGEVRHASLSCNRIEVDGQDCLLTIVRDVTERRRAEEELLDRQARLSAILNAATDAIITIDRRGVIESVNPATEALFGYQGAELVGRNIRMLMPVPYDDHHDEYLARCGETGDRRIIGIGREVSALRKDGTTFPIELTVGEIDHKGLFTGFIHDLTRRRELEREVVEAASQEQRRIGQDLHDTAAQELTALNILAADLAEALQGDPAGNGLLADRLVAGLRRCQRQMRAVIRGLLPVPIFREGLMAALEDLAERTRRDGESSCVFECDEPVLVADNLTATHLYLIAQEAVHNALKHARAGSIRITLTDGGGLTLRVADDGVGMPILREDGAGLGLRIMQNRAAIIGARLSFEDASPSGTIVTCDLGRKPDV from the coding sequence ATGGCTGGCAAAGGCGCCGCCCTGGAGCGGCTGGCTGCCGCGAGCTCGCGGCTCTGGGGCATCGTGGACGAGCGGGAGGGGCTCGCCGAGATCCTCTCCGCCGCGATGGAGATGGTCGCCGCCGACCGGGGGGCCGTGCACGTCCTGGACGAGCCGCGGGGCATGCTGGTCGCGGCAGCCCGGCGGGGATACGCGGGGGACATCCCGGGCCATCTCCTCGAGGTGCCGGCCGGGGAGGAGTCGCCGGCCGCCAGGGCGCTGCGGGCAGGCGGTTGCACCGCGATCGAGGACGTCGAGGCCGACCCCGCCCTGGCCGAAGGCTGGCCGATCGTCCGGGCCTCCGGATGCCGCGCGATGCGATGCGCGCCGATGCTCGGCCGGGAGGGCCGCCCTCTGGGGGCGCTGTCCGTCTTCTTCCGCTCGCCGGGCCGCCCGCGGGGAGCGGCCCCGGGTTGCCTCGAGCTCGCCGCCCGCCTGGCCGCCGGGTTCCGCGAGCGTTGCCGGGCCGACGCGGCCGTGCGCGCGGACCTGGAGCGGCTGAGGCGGGCGTTCGCCATCGGCCGGTTCGGGATCTGGGAGTGCGCCATCCCCGCCGGCCCCGTGAGCTGGTCGCCGGAGGTCTTCGCGGTCGCCGGCGTGCCGGCCGACGCGCCGGGGGGGGCCCGGGGAGACCTCTTCCGGTGGGTCCACCCCGGCGACCGCGATGCCCTGCGGAGGAGGGTGGCCGAGGCCCGGGCCAAAGAGGGGCTCCCGTTCGAACACGAATTCCGGATCGTCGGCGTCGACGGGGCCATCCGGTGGCTCAACGCCCGGGCCGGCCCCGGCCGGGATGCCGCCGGCGGGGAGCCTCGACTGGTCGGCGTGGTCGCGGAGATCACCGATCGCAAGGGGGCCGAGGCCGCGCTGCGGGAGAGCCAGGGACGACTCTCCGCGCTGGTGGACGCGACCTCCTACGCGGTCTTTCGCATGAGCCCCGACTGGGCGGAGTTGCGGCAGGTCGACGGGCGCGGCTTCATCCCCGAGACGCCGACCCCCACCCGGGACTGGCTCGACGCCTACGTCGATCCCGAGGAGCAGCCGCGGGTCCTCGCGGCGATCGATAAGGCGATGCGGACCAGGGGCGTCTACGAGCTGGAGCACCGGGTGAAGCGGCCCGACGGGGCCCGGGGATGGGTGCTGTCGCGGGCGGTCCCGATCGTGGACGCCCACGGCGACGTCCTGGAATGGTTCGGCGCGGCGAGCGACGTCACGGCCCGCAAGAAGGCCGAGGCGGAGCTGCTGGCCTCCCGGGCGCGATTCGCCGCCGCGTTCCGGATCAGCCCCGACGCCCTGAGCATCAGCCGCCTGGCCGACGACCTCCTCCTGGAGGTCAACCCGGCCTGGGAGAGGCTCTTCGGCTTCCGGCCCGACGAGGCCCTCGGCCGGACCTCGCTGGAGGTCGGGCTGTTCGCCGACCCCGCCGACCGCGGGCGGACCGTCGCCCTGCTGCGGGAAGGCGGGGGAGCCATCCTCAACCTGGACGTCGACATCCGCCGCAAGTCCGGCGAGGTGCGGCACGCCAGCCTCTCGTGCAACCGGATCGAGGTCGACGGGCAGGACTGCCTCCTGACCATCGTGCGGGACGTCACCGAGCGGAGGCGGGCCGAGGAGGAGCTCCTCGACCGCCAGGCGCGGCTCTCCGCGATCCTGAACGCCGCCACCGACGCGATCATCACCATCGACCGCCGGGGCGTCATCGAGAGCGTCAACCCCGCCACCGAGGCCCTCTTCGGCTACCAGGGCGCCGAGCTGGTCGGCCGGAACATCCGGATGCTGATGCCCGTCCCATATGACGACCATCACGACGAGTACCTGGCCCGCTGCGGGGAGACCGGCGATCGCCGGATCATCGGGATCGGCCGGGAGGTCTCCGCCCTCCGCAAGGACGGGACCACCTTCCCGATCGAGCTGACGGTGGGAGAGATCGATCACAAGGGCCTGTTCACCGGGTTCATCCACGACCTCACCCGGAGGAGGGAGCTGGAGCGCGAGGTGGTCGAGGCCGCCTCCCAGGAGCAGCGCAGGATCGGCCAGGACCTGCACGACACGGCGGCGCAGGAGCTGACCGCGCTCAACATCCTGGCCGCCGACCTGGCCGAGGCCCTGCAGGGCGACCCCGCGGGCAACGGCCTGCTGGCCGATCGCCTTGTCGCGGGGCTCCGCCGGTGCCAGCGGCAGATGCGCGCCGTGATCCGGGGGCTCCTCCCCGTCCCCATCTTCCGCGAGGGGCTGATGGCGGCGCTGGAGGACCTCGCGGAGCGGACCCGTCGCGACGGGGAGTCGAGCTGCGTCTTCGAGTGCGACGAGCCGGTCCTCGTGGCCGACAACCTGACCGCGACCCACCTCTACCTGATCGCCCAGGAGGCGGTCCACAACGCACTGAAGCACGCCCGCGCCGGCTCCATCCGGATCACGCTGACCGACGGGGGAGGGCTGACCCTGCGGGTGGCCGACGACGGCGTCGGCATGCCGATCCTCCGCGAGGACGGCGCCGGCCTGGGCCTGAGGATCATGCAGAATCGCGCCGCCATCATCGGCGCCCGGCTGTCGTTCGAGGACGCGAGCCCGAGCGGGACGATCGTGACCTGCGACCTGGGGAGGAAGCCCGATGTCTGA
- a CDS encoding HPr family phosphocarrier protein → MIDLERRPPIVFVEPRTSLIRLARVDESLGLHLRVAARFAAMARRFAAEVRVRLDGAEADGKSVLDLMCLGAACGAVLELEARGEDAEAALAALSAQLVAPPAEADGRPTD, encoded by the coding sequence ATGATTGACCTGGAACGACGCCCCCCCATTGTCTTCGTCGAACCGCGGACGAGCTTGATCAGGCTCGCCCGCGTGGACGAGAGCCTGGGGCTCCACCTCCGCGTGGCCGCGAGGTTCGCCGCCATGGCCCGCCGCTTCGCCGCCGAGGTGCGGGTCCGGCTCGACGGCGCCGAGGCCGACGGGAAGAGCGTCCTGGACTTGATGTGCCTCGGGGCCGCGTGCGGTGCCGTGCTCGAGCTGGAGGCCCGGGGCGAAGACGCGGAGGCGGCGCTGGCCGCCTTATCCGCCCAGCTCGTCGCGCCTCCCGCGGAGGCCGATGGTCGGCCGACGGACTGA
- a CDS encoding zinc-dependent alcohol dehydrogenase family protein, which yields MRAMVLEEMAPVAEGSTPLAARERPVPRPGPGEVLIRVAACGVCHTELDEIEGRTPPPRLPVIPGHQVVGRVEAIGPGVQASRVGDRVGVAWIHSACGRCDFCRAGEENLCDEFRATGRDVDGGYAEFAKAPEAYVAPIPDNLGDVEAAPLLCAGAVGYRSLRLAGIEDGQGLGLTGFGASGHLVLQLVRHRFPGTKVCVFARSEGERDFARELGAAWAGDTSDPCPESLHAVIDTTPAWTTVVKALGNLRKGGRLVINAIRKEDRDRDALATIDYARDLWLEKEIKSVANVTMRDVREFLRIAGEIPLRPHVQEYPLADANRALVELKRGGIRGGKVLTMA from the coding sequence ATGCGTGCGATGGTCCTCGAGGAGATGGCCCCGGTCGCGGAAGGCTCGACACCCCTGGCGGCACGGGAGCGGCCCGTCCCGCGGCCGGGGCCCGGCGAGGTGCTCATCCGGGTCGCGGCCTGCGGGGTCTGCCACACCGAGCTCGACGAGATCGAGGGGCGGACGCCGCCGCCGAGGCTGCCGGTCATCCCGGGCCACCAGGTCGTCGGTCGGGTCGAGGCGATCGGCCCCGGGGTGCAGGCGTCCCGCGTGGGGGACCGCGTCGGCGTCGCCTGGATCCACTCGGCCTGCGGCCGCTGCGACTTCTGCCGGGCCGGCGAGGAGAACCTCTGCGACGAGTTCCGGGCCACCGGCCGCGACGTGGACGGCGGCTATGCCGAGTTCGCGAAGGCGCCCGAGGCCTACGTCGCCCCGATCCCCGACAACCTCGGCGACGTCGAGGCCGCCCCCCTGCTCTGCGCCGGCGCGGTCGGCTATCGCTCGCTGCGGCTGGCGGGCATCGAGGACGGCCAGGGCCTGGGCCTCACCGGGTTCGGGGCGTCGGGCCACCTGGTCCTGCAACTGGTCCGGCACCGGTTCCCCGGCACGAAGGTCTGCGTGTTCGCCCGTTCGGAAGGCGAACGCGACTTCGCCCGGGAGCTCGGCGCGGCCTGGGCCGGGGACACGAGCGATCCTTGCCCCGAGAGTCTCCACGCGGTGATCGACACCACGCCCGCCTGGACGACCGTGGTGAAGGCGCTCGGGAACCTCCGGAAGGGCGGCCGCCTCGTAATCAACGCCATCCGCAAGGAGGACCGCGACCGCGACGCCCTGGCGACGATCGACTACGCCCGCGACCTCTGGCTGGAGAAGGAGATCAAGAGCGTGGCGAACGTCACCATGCGCGACGTCCGCGAGTTCCTCCGGATCGCCGGCGAGATCCCCCTGAGACCTCACGTGCAGGAGTACC